A region of Paenibacillus sp. JNUCC-31 DNA encodes the following proteins:
- a CDS encoding DinB family protein, producing the protein MLYDLKGEANMAPVVGMLYSAVKENSQRLQRITDGMSLEEIDYKGPNHNFNSTAQLIKHITYVDLNWVYRINGLPQTLKEQHGPMIDEHGRLPMVQGVSWSILMSTYEGVIAMLKDACTQLTDDDLARIVTFGHENEKQATIRWGIWHIADHSRYHQAHINQLRRWYNAAVEHP; encoded by the coding sequence GTGCTTTACGACTTAAAAGGCGAAGCCAATATGGCCCCTGTTGTTGGTATGTTATATTCTGCGGTTAAAGAAAACAGCCAACGACTCCAACGAATTACTGACGGTATGTCGCTAGAAGAAATTGATTATAAAGGACCTAATCACAATTTCAATAGTACCGCTCAATTAATAAAACATATCACCTACGTCGATCTGAATTGGGTTTATCGAATAAATGGCCTACCTCAGACCTTAAAAGAGCAACATGGGCCCATGATTGATGAACATGGCAGACTTCCGATGGTTCAAGGAGTATCTTGGAGTATACTTATGTCGACGTATGAAGGTGTCATAGCTATGCTGAAGGATGCGTGTACACAATTAACGGATGATGATTTAGCGAGGATTGTCACTTTTGGGCATGAGAATGAGAAGCAAGCGACCATACGCTGGGGCATATGGCATATCGCTGACCACAGTCGTTATCATCAAGCTCACATTAATCAACTTCGAAGATGGTATAATGCCGCTGTTGAACACCCATGA
- a CDS encoding GNAT family N-acetyltransferase — protein MITLRKITLDNRRSIFNLEVSEEQRQYVASNLSSVASCYVLATNGGSPFPLAIYADEQPVGFVMITYGITGYDLPVIADNSYCILRLMIDKQHQSRGYGREALKKILEFIRTFPAGPARYCWIPYSPDNLAAKKLYESFGFHENGEVCHDELITVLEL, from the coding sequence CTTGGAAGTTTCAGAAGAGCAGCGTCAATATGTTGCATCAAACCTTTCAAGTGTAGCATCATGTTATGTTCTTGCAACCAATGGCGGCTCACCGTTTCCACTTGCGATTTACGCAGATGAGCAACCTGTAGGTTTTGTAATGATAACTTACGGAATCACTGGTTATGATCTTCCTGTTATTGCTGACAATAGCTATTGTATTTTGCGACTGATGATTGACAAACAGCACCAGAGCAGGGGCTATGGCCGGGAAGCATTAAAGAAAATATTGGAGTTTATTCGTACTTTCCCAGCTGGTCCTGCACGTTATTGTTGGATTCCATATAGTCCTGATAACTTGGCTGCCAAAAAGCTATATGAGAGCTTTGGATTCCATGAAAACGGTGAAGTGTGCCATGACGAGCTCATAACAGTATTGGAACTTTGA
- the cysK gene encoding cysteine synthase A → MTNIAKNLTDLIGNTPLLELSNFARKYQVEAKIIAKLEYFNPAGSVKDRIGYGMIKDAEEKGLINQNSVIIEPTSGNTGVGLAFAAAALGYRLIITLPESFSVERRKLLIALGAELVLTPATEGMSGAIKKAEEIAATIPNSFIPQQFKNPANPQVHKVTTAEEIWRDTEGEVDIFIGGVGTGGTISGVGEALKQRKEDVKIIAVEPSDSPVLSGGTKGVHTIQGIGAGFVPDNFNRTVVDEIVQVRNEDAFETARFLAKSEGLLVGISSGAAAYAALQIAKRPENKNKNIVVLFPDTGERYLSTDLYPEA, encoded by the coding sequence ATGACTAATATTGCGAAGAATCTCACAGATCTGATTGGTAATACACCACTTTTGGAGCTTTCTAATTTTGCGAGAAAGTATCAAGTTGAGGCGAAGATCATTGCTAAATTGGAATACTTTAATCCAGCAGGTAGTGTAAAAGATAGAATCGGATATGGAATGATTAAAGATGCTGAAGAGAAGGGGTTAATTAACCAAAATTCAGTGATAATAGAACCGACGAGCGGAAATACAGGTGTTGGGCTTGCTTTTGCAGCTGCAGCATTAGGATACAGATTAATCATAACACTTCCTGAGAGTTTCAGTGTAGAACGTAGGAAGCTGTTGATCGCTCTGGGAGCAGAACTAGTTCTTACACCTGCCACAGAAGGAATGTCTGGAGCCATCAAAAAGGCTGAAGAAATTGCGGCTACAATCCCTAACTCATTTATACCTCAACAGTTTAAAAATCCAGCAAATCCACAAGTACATAAGGTAACAACCGCAGAAGAGATTTGGAGAGATACCGAAGGCGAAGTGGATATTTTTATTGGTGGAGTTGGTACAGGTGGGACCATATCTGGAGTTGGCGAAGCACTTAAACAAAGAAAAGAAGATGTGAAAATTATAGCTGTAGAGCCTTCAGATTCCCCGGTACTTTCTGGAGGAACTAAAGGCGTGCATACCATTCAAGGAATTGGTGCCGGTTTTGTTCCCGACAATTTTAATAGAACTGTCGTTGATGAGATCGTACAGGTAAGAAATGAAGATGCATTTGAAACAGCTCGTTTTTTAGCTAAATCCGAAGGATTATTAGTTGGTATTTCGTCAGGAGCAGCAGCATACGCCGCTTTACAGATTGCAAAGAGACCAGAAAACAAAAATAAAAATATAGTTGTTCTATTCCCGGATACAGGAGAACGTTATTTATCAACAGACCTTTATCCAGAAGCATAA
- a CDS encoding GNAT family N-acetyltransferase, with translation MELNHWSEELHSYDLSNEYSIQKADPEEWGVYCSVYYNMAYTGFFREEGYFNVSRNNSFWIYKGESKIGGVRMAPNTLYHLFFMPPFNDSFEVLKLLKRILIKWSDATQRIKIYEILPDQVHLFTRAGFWPDEFRCRWMQRPTDHFNVRWDHDFIVKSPKIIENETGAKQYINEDEIAQCDFESFVGGFEALRRKKTSLEDFIPNEEIYYTNENLTQASTLVYDKATGQLVANCRLCLQDNQAAVYSIGVNPAYRGKGLATRMLQRALSELKDKYPVLRLYVMEGNDAESVYYNLGFVPGVQEIQTMYIPANDKLPS, from the coding sequence GTGGAATTAAATCATTGGTCTGAGGAACTTCATTCGTATGATTTATCGAATGAATATTCCATTCAAAAGGCTGATCCGGAAGAATGGGGAGTATACTGTTCTGTCTATTATAATATGGCTTATACTGGATTTTTTAGAGAGGAAGGCTACTTCAATGTTTCGCGGAATAACTCTTTTTGGATTTATAAAGGAGAGTCAAAAATCGGTGGGGTAAGGATGGCACCCAATACGTTATATCATCTATTCTTTATGCCCCCATTCAATGATTCATTTGAGGTACTGAAACTTCTTAAAAGAATACTCATAAAATGGTCTGATGCAACTCAACGTATCAAGATATATGAAATCCTCCCCGATCAAGTACATTTATTTACGAGGGCTGGATTCTGGCCAGATGAGTTCAGATGTCGCTGGATGCAGCGCCCGACAGATCATTTCAATGTGCGTTGGGATCATGATTTTATAGTTAAGAGCCCCAAAATTATCGAGAATGAAACGGGTGCTAAGCAATACATTAATGAAGATGAAATTGCTCAGTGTGACTTTGAAAGCTTTGTAGGCGGTTTCGAAGCCTTACGCAGAAAGAAAACATCCCTTGAAGACTTTATCCCGAACGAAGAAATTTATTACACCAATGAGAACCTAACTCAGGCTTCTACTCTGGTATATGATAAGGCTACTGGACAGCTCGTAGCCAACTGTCGGCTTTGTTTGCAGGACAATCAAGCAGCAGTATACAGCATCGGAGTCAACCCCGCTTACAGAGGAAAAGGACTTGCTACACGCATGTTACAAAGAGCCCTGTCTGAACTTAAAGACAAATATCCAGTTCTAAGGTTATATGTCATGGAAGGCAACGACGCCGAATCGGTCTATTATAATCTTGGATTTGTTCCTGGTGTTCAAGAGATACAAACGATGTATATTCCTGCAAATGATAAGTTACCATCCTGA
- a CDS encoding alpha/beta hydrolase, with protein sequence MTVGRKVVGLKDESRMDPISKETREVLISIYYPSNSVEHESKYISLFEPNSTLAIDMLSSMGVEKDYICNLDTKIHNDESVDITAKNCPIIFVAPAFGVVRDMYSFCVEHLVECGFVVITIGATYESIFSIFPDGRFVQQSKEISEIDSLDIHSWKQLLKLRVEDISWVLKNVDKVLDSDKDLRAIVDMNEMGIIGHSLGGAAAYELLKREKRIKASILLDPSFHLMTKSKEERVSVPLLVARQEKCSFEELENELSPDLLPLLLSGYEALFDSGPLNSSFIKLNGAHHMTFSDIPIHYNEDGIEHKHSTINKFISAFLEEHLKKEENKFHELLKNKINDGIDQVNSKGHVI encoded by the coding sequence ATGACTGTTGGAAGAAAGGTTGTTGGTTTAAAGGATGAATCACGTATGGATCCGATAAGTAAGGAAACCAGAGAAGTGCTCATTAGTATATACTATCCTTCCAATTCCGTGGAACATGAGTCGAAATATATTTCGTTATTTGAACCTAATAGCACTTTAGCTATTGATATGCTCTCTAGTATGGGAGTGGAAAAGGATTATATTTGTAATCTGGATACAAAAATACATAATGATGAGAGTGTTGATATTACTGCTAAAAACTGTCCCATTATTTTTGTAGCTCCGGCTTTTGGTGTCGTTAGAGATATGTATTCCTTTTGTGTAGAGCATTTAGTGGAGTGCGGATTTGTTGTCATTACCATAGGAGCCACTTATGAATCTATATTTTCCATTTTTCCTGACGGTCGCTTTGTCCAGCAATCCAAAGAGATATCCGAAATAGACAGTTTAGATATTCATTCTTGGAAACAATTATTGAAGCTTAGAGTTGAAGATATCAGTTGGGTTTTGAAAAATGTAGATAAGGTCTTGGATTCAGATAAGGATCTTAGGGCCATAGTCGATATGAATGAAATGGGGATCATTGGTCATTCATTAGGTGGGGCTGCTGCTTATGAATTGCTAAAAAGAGAAAAGAGAATTAAGGCTAGTATTCTATTAGATCCTAGTTTCCATTTAATGACGAAGAGTAAGGAAGAGAGAGTATCTGTTCCGTTATTGGTAGCTCGGCAAGAGAAATGCTCGTTTGAAGAACTGGAAAATGAACTCTCTCCAGACCTATTACCTTTGTTACTGAGTGGGTATGAGGCGTTGTTTGACTCGGGTCCTCTGAATAGTTCATTTATTAAACTAAACGGTGCTCATCATATGACTTTTAGCGATATTCCGATACATTACAACGAAGATGGGATAGAACACAAGCATTCCACTATTAATAAATTTATCTCTGCTTTCCTTGAGGAGCATTTAAAGAAGGAAGAAAATAAATTTCATGAGCTGCTGAAAAATAAGATTAATGATGGAATTGATCAAGTAAATAGTAAAGGACATGTTATTTAA